In Longimicrobium sp., the genomic stretch CCGAGCCAGATAATCTGATGCATAGGGCTGGTCTCCTGTCCGAATGCGGCCTCGGCCGCATGTGGCTCTGATGCTCCTGCGTTCGCACGGGGATCATTAATCCACGTTGAACCAGGGGGCCAGCCCTTCCATTTATTCTACTGCCGCGTCCAGCCCTGGCGGTGGGTATTCGAGCCGAGCATCGCCGCAGAGCGCGTCGTGAAGGAGAAACGGGGTGCGTGCGTGTACTACCGCATGGCGGGAGGAGCCCCGCTTTCTCCACCTCCCCAGGATCGGTTCAATGCATTCCGCGAACGCATCTGTGGGCTGGGTGAAATCGCGTTGCATGCCGCGCTGGACCGGGCTGGAACCCAGGTCACGTGGCGCGAGATCGGCGAGTTCTGGCCCGTCGGCGGCGAAACCCCAGCTCCGGCAGCACTTGGTCAATCTTGGACGCGGGCATTCGAGCCGGCAGCTGTAGCTGGCCGCGTGATGGCGACGAAACGGGGTGGGCTAACGTTCTACCAGTTTTCTGCAAGCAATCTGCCTCTCCCCGAAGCTCCAACGCAGTCGCGACGTGTCATGGGAGCCACCGTTGAGCGGCGATCAGCGAATATTCTCGAAGCGCTCGAGCAAGCGGTACGGCAAGAAGCCACGATGGTGCGGGTTCAGGCAATCCGCTCGTGCTGGGATGAGGACATGGGCGAAGCCCCCAGCTGGGGCACCGTACGAAATGATCTAAGCATGCTCAAAGCGGAGGGTTCGGTCCGAGCGGAGCACCATAACGGGCACACATACTACGCGCCCACTGGGTGGTGCAACCTATCTCCCCCAGCCTTTGATACGGACCTCCGGCGGGTCGAGGAAGCGGTGGTCCGGGCTACGAATCACTGGCAGAGTGCCGTTCCGACTTCGGAGATCGTACGCGAAGTTGATCAGGATCCGCACCTCCTGCTCCGCGGGAATGTGACGGTGCAGACGCTCCTGAACTCCTTGCGTGAGCACGGCCGCGTACACACGGTTAACCGCCGCCAGCGGGAAGGGCGTGAACTCAACTACTACGCGCCGCCAGATGGGCCCCACTGGGTTCGGTCAGAGGTTGAATTGACCATTGATCGACGCCGTAGGGCGATCAAAGACCTATGGCGCCGCAGCGGAGGTCGTCCGTTCACCACACGCTGTATTCGCCTGTTCGCGCGGTCCCGTCCCGGGTACCGACTCGAGGGATTTCCGCCCTACGCTTGGACAAACGCGCTCCACATGTTGCACCGGGACGAGTTTCTGGTGCGCCTAGCAAGTGGAGACGGATGGCACTGCAGGTGGGCAGTCGCCTCGGATTGGAAACGCCGGGGAATGAGCGATCGCGAGCGGTTGATGCTGGACACGAGCGGGCGAGACGAAGACACTCCCGGAGATAACTGGCCAAGTGTAGACCCATCCATCATTTCGAGGCGCGAAGATATGCGGGGACTGGTCTTCGCTTCGAAGATGCGGTGCCGAAGCGAAGCGCCCGATGAGGTCACGGCCCAGATTATAGGGGCACGTCCAGTCAGCCTTAGCGATTTGCGCCAGTCGCGCCACCTACGGCCGCGGCTGCGCATTACCCGCCGCGGACGCTTCGGCAACGAACTCGTGACGGAGGCGGTCCGGCCGGAGTTCAAGCGGAAGCGGAGGCCGATTACCAAGATCGGTGTTGTTGGGGGGCGACGGTATATCGACATCCGAGCCACTCCGGCGAACACGGCGTACGTCCGGTACGTTGCCGCTCTACGTGAAGTCGAACTTCCCCGACACCGGAGCGCACTAGCTCGTGTCCATCCGGAAACTCGGAAGCGAGGCGGGGGCAAAGAGATGACGGCGCACCCGGGTGTGTTGGATCTCGCGCGGAAGGCGTAGGTTTGGGTTGCGAAGCTCAAACCACCTTACGCGGAGCACACTCGAATGCGCCGTCACGAACAGCTCTCGTTGGCCCGGCCCTGGATCGCCCACCCGCATGCACGCGAGCTGGAGGCGATCAGCCGGATCCTGGATGCGGAAAGTGGCATGGCGGAGCGTGTGGGGCAAGACCTGGTGCGTGGGGTGAAGAACCCGCAGACCGGGCGCGGCGGGATGAGCGGCGACCAGGTGCTGAGGGTGCTGGTGGTCAAGCAGATGAACGGCTTCGGCTACGAAGCGCTGCACTTCCACCTGCTGGACTCGGCGAGCTACCGCACCTTCTGCCGCTTCGGAGCGCTGGAGAGCGTACCGTCCCGCTCGGCGCTGGCGGAGAACGTGAAGAAGGTGCGGGCGGAGACGCTGGAGGAGATCGGACGCATGCTGCTGAAGCGGGCCGCACGCGAGGGGGTGGAGAAGGGCCGGAAGGTGCGGATCGACAGCACGGTGGTGGAGGCCAACATCCACGCGCCGAGTGACTCCACGCTGCTGTGGGACAGCGTGCGGGTGCTGACGCGGCTCCTGGAGCAGGCGGGTGCCTGCTTCACCGTATGGAGGGACCACACGAAGCGCGCGAAGCGGCGGATGCTGGCCATCCAGCGGGCAAAGACGAAGGAAAAGCGCCTGCCGCTGTACCGCGACCTGCTCAAGGTAGCGGGCAAGGTGCTCGGCTATGCCCGGGCGGCCAGAGACGTGCTGGCGGACTCCACGGAGGAGGCGCGGCGGCTGGCCTTCGAGCTGAACCGGCACCGGCTGCTGCTGGAGCGTGTCGTGGACCAGACCGAGCGACGGGTGCTCAGAGGGGAGAGCGTGTCGGCGGGAGAGAAGGTGGTCTCCATCTTCGAGGCGCACACAGACGTGATCGTCAAGGATGGACGCGACACCCTCTACGGGCACAAGGTATTCCTGACGGGTGGCGCGTCGGGGCTGGTGCTGGATTGCGTGATTCGGGACGGCAACCCCGCGGACTCGACGCTCTCCACGCCCATGCTCCAGCGGCAGAAGGAGATCTACGGCCGTCCTCCGCGCCAGGCGGCACTCGACGGCGGGTTCGCCTCGAAGGAGAACCTGCGGGCGGCCAAGGAGTTGGGGGTGGGGGACGTGTGCTTCGCGAAGAAGCGCGGGCTCAAGGTGGCGGACATGGTGAAGAGCACCTGGGTGTACCGGAAGCTGCGGGACTTCCGTGCGGGGATCGAGGGGATGATCTCGTTCCTGAAGCGTGCCTTCGGTCTGGACCGCTGCACCTGGCGCGGGGAGCTGTCGTTCCAGAGCTACGTCTGGAGCGGAGTGCTGACGGCCAACCTGCTGACGCTCGCACGGCACTCGCTGGCCTGAGCGGACAGGAGGCGCCCCGGCGGGTCACCCCTGAGGTGGAGTGTGCCCGTACGCGGCATGTACCTGCGTCTCTGACCCAAACGGAGCGGAATCATACCCGCGGATCGGGTTCGAATTGCGTAGC encodes the following:
- a CDS encoding ISNCY family transposase, producing the protein MRRHEQLSLARPWIAHPHARELEAISRILDAESGMAERVGQDLVRGVKNPQTGRGGMSGDQVLRVLVVKQMNGFGYEALHFHLLDSASYRTFCRFGALESVPSRSALAENVKKVRAETLEEIGRMLLKRAAREGVEKGRKVRIDSTVVEANIHAPSDSTLLWDSVRVLTRLLEQAGACFTVWRDHTKRAKRRMLAIQRAKTKEKRLPLYRDLLKVAGKVLGYARAARDVLADSTEEARRLAFELNRHRLLLERVVDQTERRVLRGESVSAGEKVVSIFEAHTDVIVKDGRDTLYGHKVFLTGGASGLVLDCVIRDGNPADSTLSTPMLQRQKEIYGRPPRQAALDGGFASKENLRAAKELGVGDVCFAKKRGLKVADMVKSTWVYRKLRDFRAGIEGMISFLKRAFGLDRCTWRGELSFQSYVWSGVLTANLLTLARHSLA